The Canis lupus baileyi chromosome 37, mCanLup2.hap1, whole genome shotgun sequence DNA window CTCGGAGTAGAATGCTGTCATGGGAGCACTGGAATTGGATAAAGGGTATTATTTAAAAACTTCAGCAAATACAATTCAGTGTAGAAGTGTTTCCACCCCGATTCCCGGCAAGGACCAAAATACTTTCAAATGTGCGGGTCCTGAGAGCTTAAAATGGAGAGAGGGATTTTGACCTCCTGAGTTGGGGGAGAAGGAACAGCGCTTCCCTTGcccttctagttttctttttaaatgtttcccaATAGCAACACGAAATGCAAGTGACAcggaaagaaaatacagaagggCTTCTGACCAGGAAAGGTAGGAGAGAGTGCAATCCTTCCCACGAAGAGGAATTTCACTCAGAGAAAAGAAGCAGTGGTGCAGTGGCACCGCCTCCCGCATAGCCACGCTGCCCACCCTTACCCCATTAGGACAGACGCGGGAAGGGAAGCCGGTGCCTAACTTTGAAACTGCCGCGCAGCGTCTGGATTGGACATCCCCAACCAACGTGGCATATGACTGAAGTCTGAGGACATTTTGAATTGGGAGTTTCTTCgggtttccccccccccccgctgtctTTCTAACCTAGTATGTGGCAAATACAAACTCAAGGGGACAGCCAGCACCATCCCCCTTCCCCAAAGAAACATAAGTGAATACAAACGATTTGTGCAGTCCTTAGCCTGTGCTCAGTGCTTCCTAAAACACAGCTTACATTTAGGGACAGAGCGCTGGAGGCATTATTATAACTTTTTGCCAGGTTGACATTGTCAAAGGTGACCAGCTTTTACTGTGGAGACAAGAAATACTTTCTTACTCGATTTGTGTTAATGAACGTGATCCTCCCTGAGCGAAACCCATATAAATACATCTCCAGCGTTCCTTAAGCTTATCATACATTGTAATTAATTTCCAGTCAAGTGAAAACGTGGAATTCACATACTGTTTCTTCACAGCGAAGGAACACCCGGAGTAAAGAAGTGCCAGTTCTCTTTAGATCACAGAGTGGCTCTGAAAAGAGCCTTTTGGGTGTGTGCGGAGTCTTACCGATTGCTCTGCCGCAGGCGGACTCACTTGGCGCTGGTGTACTTGGTGACGGCCTTGGTGCCCTCGGACACGGCGTGCTTGGCCAGCTCCCCGGGCAGCAGCAGGCGCACGGCCGTCTGGATCTCCCTGGACGTGATGGTCGAGCGCTTGTTGTAATGCGCCAGGCGCGACGCCTCGCCCGCGATGCGCTCGAAGATGTCGTTGACGAACGAGTTCATGATGCCCATGGCCTTGGACGAGATGCCCGTGTCGGGGTGCACCTGCTTCAGCACCTTGTACACGTACACCGAGTAGCTCTCCTTGCGGCTGCGCTTGCGCTTCTTGCCGTCCTTCTTCTGCGCCTTGGTCACCGCCTTCTTGGAGCCCTTCTTCGGGGCCGGCGCGGACTTGGCGGGCTCGGGCATGGCCGAGAGTAGCCGATAATGGACTTGAAAATACCAGGAAGAAGAGTGTGAGGCTCTAAGCGTCCTCTTTATTCACAGCTTCTTAAACAGAGGAGGCAGTGAGTCAAACCCTGTACCTCATTGGTGAATTCTGTAAACGTCATGTACTAATTCTGTTCAATCAAAAAAAGTGTAGTTGAAAACCAGAATTGCATTGGTTTAGGTGAAACTGTAATTTTAGCCAATGGCACAGCTTCATTTTTGTGCCCAATAGAGACTATAAGTAGGGCACCTCTGGTTGCTTCAACTCTCACCCTATTCTGGTTTGCCCCTTTTTCTCCGTCATGTCGGGTCGGGGAAAGCAGGGCGGCAAGGCTCGCGCCAAGGCCAAGACGCGCTCGTCGCGCGCCGGGCTCCAGTTCCCGGTGGGCCGCGTCCACCGCCTGCTCCGCAAGGGCAACTACGCGGAGCGGGTCGGGGCGGGCGCGCCGGTGTACCTGGCGGCCGTGCTGGAGTACCTGACGGCCGAGATCCTGGAGCTGGCGGGCAACGCGGCCCGCGACAACAAGAAGACGCGCATCATCCCGCGCCACCTGCAGCTGGCCATCCGCAACGACGAGGAGCTCAACAAGCTGCTGGGCCGCGTGACCATCGCGCAGGGCGGCGTCCTGCCCAACATCCAGGCCGTGCTGCTGCCCAAGAAGACCGAGAGCCACCACAAGGCCAAGGGCAAGTAGATCTGGCAGTTTCCACCTGCCCAAGCCAAAAGGCTCTTTTCAGAGCCACCCACTTAATGAACCAAAGGAGCTGTGCCTTTAAGCCATTGTTGGCATAGCAAGGTTTAAATACTGACctgcaaaaaaggaaagaggttgCCTAAGGTATTTGTGAATCTGTCACTTGACCGGAGAGTCCCTAAACTGAagtcttttgaagaaaaaagactTGCTTTAATGAACCCACGTGAGCAAAATTTGGgtattcttgatttctttttttttttaaacattttttttgtatttcagttctttgcaagtgtttcttaatttcttttttaaagattttatttatttattcatgatagacttcgagagagaggcagagagacacaggcagagggagaagcaggctccatactggcagcccgacgtgggactcgattccgggactccaggattgcgccctgggccaaaggcaggcactaaaccgctgagccacccaggcatccccttattCTTGATTTCTCTGCAGGATCAAATGTCCGTCTGCGACATAAACTTGGCGTCCTGTTACTGGGCTACAGCAAGACCGGAGGCCTCAGGGTTAGTTAGATCCCTAGCACTTGGCGGCCTCCGAAAAACAGCCCAAGGAAGCTGGGCTGGGAACTTCCAGCCTTTCAGACAGATAGGAAGAAATCCTGTAGGATCTGTGCTGCAACAGCCACAGCCTAAACTGCACAAAAGGGAATCTCATTGCTGAGTGGTGGGAGGGTATTCTCGCATCCGCCTCTCCGTGTGGAGGGAGAGCTGATTCTATCCTCTTAAAAGTTTGCTTTGCTGCCCTCCAGTCTTTGTCTGGTCTGCCTCTTCATTCCTCCTAGCGGTGTGACCACAGATGGCGGGCACCAGAAAACTGAGataaaaaaattctgaaccaTTTTCTTGGGGGCTCCTCTGGGATCTCTGGTGGTCACCATGGGCATCTGAGTAGTGGGCAGCAAGTCCCTCCCTCTGTTACAGTCCTCAACATGATGGGCACTCCGGAATCGCGGGGCTGCTGCTCTCAAGTCTTTGGTGATAGGTTCCCACTGACCCCTTCTCTAAGGGAAGGGATACACAAAGCTAGGAAAGGCCCCCAAGGGATCGTATTCCCAGTTCACTCCCAGTACCCTGATATGGTGAGGAATggctttctgcctctgccttcctgtCTGGTGGCATCTGAGTCCTACTCCTTCACCTGTTACCCGATCAGGTAGAGAGAGCATCTAGGCTGACTAGGAGCGCAGGGCAGGTGGCGTCCCCCAGGGATCAGGCCCAGAACATGTTAGAAATAGCACCcccgcccacacacacacccttaatCCCCTCATTGGGGTCACACTGGCAGTGTTGACCTGCTGCCTTCCAGCCACTAAACATGTTTGCTCTTTTTGTGTGACAGAATGCTATATCCCTGCACCTTATGGATCAAGCTTGCTTGACATCCATGAGGGACTACCGTCAGAATACATGGGACCATTTTGTTACACTTGGCAAGGGGCATGCCCCTTTGCTCAACTATGACCATCCTAAAACGGACCCCGGTCTGGCTGGAATGCATCGGGGTAGGTATTGCTGAGAAGGGAAGGGCAACAGGCATCCACCCTGGCAGTTTATCCCTTCCCTGGTGGCCTGCTCTGTCCTTCCAGAAATTGGCCTTTGTTAACCTCTTAAAATGGGTTTGTCAAACAGAACAATGGTCTTATGCCCGTCATGCCAACTCTTAACGGGCCAGAAGTCTGGCACATCCATCCACCACTAATGGAGTCTTCCTGGGTCACAGCCAGTATCCTTTGAATCCTGTGGCTGGGAAACCCAGAGGTAATAAGAGTCAGGAAAAGTGGGGTCACTTCCTGGAGTAGGGTCAAGCCTGGGCAGAAGCAACCGCAGCCCGGGCTGCTAGTTGCATGGACAGCCAGGACATTGCATCAGGAAGAAGTCCTCCTGATTAGCCATGAGGAGCTGAGGCAAGGGATGCCTTCTCCTCTCTGTTGTAGATGGGCATTTGCAAGTCCCTGACCAAAACCAGTACTCCTTGGGATGCTTCCTGAATAACTGGAACAGTTTGACCTGCAAACCTGAAACAAAAGGTGACTTATTCTCTTTCGTTCCAAGGCATGGCACAATAGAAATTGGAGGAGGGGACATGGCGGACTGAGGGAAGTATCGATTATAATACCCTTCTACAATTGCACTTGTTTGGCAAACATGAGGGAAAATGGGGAGAAGTGCCCTCTGGACAATATTTCTGGGccttaaaggaaaataagggCATGTGTCAGCAAAGCAGTATTGGCGAAGCCTGCTGGCTGCTCTCTCTTATGGCTGGACCCTGGGGGTAAAGGAACAGAGGATACCACCCCCACTCCAAAGGGAGACAAGCATATGGAGTCTGCAGAGGATTTTCCACCCCAGCTCAGTCTTCCCTAAGGTCTCAATCACTTGATCCAGATTTAAGATCAGGTCCCCTGACCTATCCTGAACCCCGTACTGATGCTTGGGGGCTCTCTCTCTTGCAAGAAAATGTAGTACCTGGAAGAGGACCAAGGGGAGGTGCTGCTCTGCCCCAGGAGCAGGTGTCCTTTTTGTTCCAAGCCCAGAGACAAAGGGGGACTTGGGAAATTTTCCAAAAACCCAGATAAATTTATAGAAGCCTTCCAAAATCTCACTTATGTGTTTGAATTAACCTGGAAGGATGTAATGCTCCTGTGAAATCAAGCTCTCTCTGAGGCAGAGAGGCATAGAGTCCTGGCCACTGCTGACAGATTTGGGGACGAACAGCTAATTAATCATCAGGACACAGGTGGGCCCCTGAGGGACTTCCAGTTACCCTGGAGCCCAAGTTGTCCCTGCCTAAGAACCCAGTTGGGACTCTGACGATCCCCTCAGAAATTGGTACCTTGGTCACTTCC harbors:
- the LOC140626155 gene encoding histone H2B type 1-K yields the protein MPEPAKSAPAPKKGSKKAVTKAQKKDGKKRKRSRKESYSVYVYKVLKQVHPDTGISSKAMGIMNSFVNDIFERIAGEASRLAHYNKRSTITSREIQTAVRLLLPGELAKHAVSEGTKAVTKYTSAK
- the LOC140626152 gene encoding histone H2A type 1-E, whose product is MSGRGKQGGKARAKAKTRSSRAGLQFPVGRVHRLLRKGNYAERVGAGAPVYLAAVLEYLTAEILELAGNAARDNKKTRIIPRHLQLAIRNDEELNKLLGRVTIAQGGVLPNIQAVLLPKKTESHHKAKGK